A region of Cucumis melo cultivar AY chromosome 2, USDA_Cmelo_AY_1.0, whole genome shotgun sequence DNA encodes the following proteins:
- the LOC103487240 gene encoding protein TRIGALACTOSYLDIACYLGLYCEROL 3, chloroplastic isoform X1, with protein MVSISGSVFFPLTVPNCSSRSRKVAVLDAHNSFCCKIKDQRRIVACNCIAPPPYFKSDESSAVNSNDSFRSEHLSSENEDKDESDVLIECRNVHKSFGEKHILRGVSFKIRHGEAVGVIGPSGTGKSTILKIIAGLLSPDKGEVYIRGRKRIGLIDDEELSGLRIGLVFQSAALFDSLTVRQNVGFLLYENSSLSEDQISELVTENLAAVGLKGVEDRLPSELSGGMKKRVALARSIIFDNTRKEIEPEVLLYDEPTAGLDPIASTVVEDLIRSVHIKGEDASGKPGKIASYIVVTHQHSTIRRAVDRLLFLYEGRVVWQGMTGEFTTSTNPIVQQFASGSLDGPIRY; from the exons ATGGTTTCCATATCGGGTTCGGTATTCTTCCCATTAACAGTACCCAATTGTTCCTCTCGATCGCGTAAAGTTGCTGTTCTTGATGCGCATAATTCGTTTTGTTGTAAGATAAAGGACCAGAGAAGGATTGTTGCTTGTAATTGCATTGCGCCTCCTCCGTACTTCAAGAGTGATGAGTCATCTGCCGTAAATTCGAAT GACTCGTTTAGATCAGAACATTTGAGCTCAGAAAATGAGGACAAGGATGAGTCTGATGTTCTCATCGAGTGTAGAAATGTCCACAAATCCTTTGGAGAAAAACATATATTGAGAGGTGTGAGCTTCAAG ATTAGACATGGAGAAGCTGTGGGAGTAATTGGGCCTTCTGGTACTGGGAAGTCTACAATACTGAAGATCATCGCAGGTCTTCTTTCTCCAGACAAG GGAGAGGTGTATATTCGAGGTAGAAAGCGAATTGGTTTGATCGATGATGAAGAGCTATCTGGTCTTCGAATTGGATTG GTTTTTCAGAGTGCGGCACTTTTTGATTCATTAACTGTTCGACAAAATGTTGGTTTCctttt GTATGAAAATTCAAGCTTGTCTGAAGATCAAATTTCAGAATTGGTAACTGAGAACTTAGCTGCTGTTGGGCTAAAG GGAGTTGAGGATCGTTTACCTTCTGAATTATCAGGTGGAATGAAGAAACGAGTTGCTTTAGCTAGGTCCATAATTTTTGATAACACAAGGAAAGAAATTGAGCCAGAG GTGCTCTTGTACGATGAACCTACTGCTGGACTTGACCCAATTGCATCAACTGTTGTTGAAGATCTTATACGTTCTGTACATATTAAGGGTGAGGATGCTAGTGGGAAGCCTGGAAAGATTGCATCTTATATTGTAGTCACGCACCAGCACAGTACCATTAGGAGAGCTGTTGACAG gtTATTATTTTTATACGAGGGAAGGGTTGTCTGGCAAGGAATGACCGGTGAATTTACAACGTCTACAAATCCAATCGTTCAACAG TTTGCATCGGGAAGCTTGGATGGTCCGATTAGGTACTAG
- the LOC103487240 gene encoding protein TRIGALACTOSYLDIACYLGLYCEROL 3, chloroplastic isoform X2, producing the protein MVSISGSVFFPLTVPNCSSRSRKVAVLDAHNSFCCKIKDQRRIVACNCIAPPPYFKSDESSAVNSNIRHGEAVGVIGPSGTGKSTILKIIAGLLSPDKGEVYIRGRKRIGLIDDEELSGLRIGLVFQSAALFDSLTVRQNVGFLLYENSSLSEDQISELVTENLAAVGLKGVEDRLPSELSGGMKKRVALARSIIFDNTRKEIEPEVLLYDEPTAGLDPIASTVVEDLIRSVHIKGEDASGKPGKIASYIVVTHQHSTIRRAVDRLLFLYEGRVVWQGMTGEFTTSTNPIVQQFASGSLDGPIRY; encoded by the exons ATGGTTTCCATATCGGGTTCGGTATTCTTCCCATTAACAGTACCCAATTGTTCCTCTCGATCGCGTAAAGTTGCTGTTCTTGATGCGCATAATTCGTTTTGTTGTAAGATAAAGGACCAGAGAAGGATTGTTGCTTGTAATTGCATTGCGCCTCCTCCGTACTTCAAGAGTGATGAGTCATCTGCCGTAAATTCGAAT ATTAGACATGGAGAAGCTGTGGGAGTAATTGGGCCTTCTGGTACTGGGAAGTCTACAATACTGAAGATCATCGCAGGTCTTCTTTCTCCAGACAAG GGAGAGGTGTATATTCGAGGTAGAAAGCGAATTGGTTTGATCGATGATGAAGAGCTATCTGGTCTTCGAATTGGATTG GTTTTTCAGAGTGCGGCACTTTTTGATTCATTAACTGTTCGACAAAATGTTGGTTTCctttt GTATGAAAATTCAAGCTTGTCTGAAGATCAAATTTCAGAATTGGTAACTGAGAACTTAGCTGCTGTTGGGCTAAAG GGAGTTGAGGATCGTTTACCTTCTGAATTATCAGGTGGAATGAAGAAACGAGTTGCTTTAGCTAGGTCCATAATTTTTGATAACACAAGGAAAGAAATTGAGCCAGAG GTGCTCTTGTACGATGAACCTACTGCTGGACTTGACCCAATTGCATCAACTGTTGTTGAAGATCTTATACGTTCTGTACATATTAAGGGTGAGGATGCTAGTGGGAAGCCTGGAAAGATTGCATCTTATATTGTAGTCACGCACCAGCACAGTACCATTAGGAGAGCTGTTGACAG gtTATTATTTTTATACGAGGGAAGGGTTGTCTGGCAAGGAATGACCGGTGAATTTACAACGTCTACAAATCCAATCGTTCAACAG TTTGCATCGGGAAGCTTGGATGGTCCGATTAGGTACTAG
- the LOC103487241 gene encoding pentatricopeptide repeat-containing protein At4g32450, mitochondrial-like → MCKKKAAILARRSLIALYTARSSCSSSVSHKALNLVRNLSIASEREECQDDNGYHADNSLRSYQTHGGSVSSYNQSPGYYQHHAQSTSLQSRPHQDILDGFYTGNSLQGPDRPSTSSAYRQKPGSSFANTSHMHEIASRSYGQHYSGMPPNSCGFNENHHEACRETYQNTHHTSPVAPNGNFIENGYNGVVAQDHNSYNGNTPRNFVEISNNVVREVDRSTSPNNQLGPREIFSAYNGYGYSNEATQQNIYGISGQNSWGTWRESKQYLHGTGLKHHNPMSGPNNHIPLSRQYEQNSIPQQYPQGQYHQGSSVEQYQPNPDTNQNYMIGNQVLYNVNANEEIGKTRDRQQGGPLEKLDEFCKEGNLKEAVEILEVLEKQHIPVDLSRYLDLMNACGEARSLEEAKAVCNYVIKSQTHVKVSTYNKILEMYSKCGSMDDAYTIFNKMPSRNITSWDTMITWLAKNGLGEDAIDLFYEFKKAGLRPDGKMFIGVFSACSVLGDVDEGMLHFESMTKNYGITPSMHHYVSIVDMLGSTGFVDEALEFIEKMPLEPGVDIWETMMNIARAHGLMELGDRCFELVEHLDPSRLNEQSKAGLLPIKASDLEKEREKKKLANRNLLEVRSRVHEYRAGDTSHPENDRIYTLLRGLREQMKEAGYIPETRFVLHDIDQEAKNDALLGHSERLAVAYGLISSSARSPIRVIKNLRVCGDCHSALKIISKIVGRELIIRDAKRFHHFKDGLCSCRDYW, encoded by the coding sequence ATGTGTAAGAAGAAAGCGGCAATTCTTGCTAGACGCTCCTTAATAGCACTATATACTGCACGATCTTCATGTAGCTCTTCAGTCTCTCACAAAGCCCTCAATCTAGTAAGAAATTTAAGTATTGCTTCTGAAAGAGAGGAGTGTCAGGATGATAATGGATATCATGCAGATAATTCTTTGCGGAGTTACCAAACCCATGGTGGATCTGTTAGCAGTTACAACCAAAGCCCTGGCTACTATCAGCATCATGCCCAAAGTACTAGTTTGCAATCTAGGCCTCATCAAGACATTTTAGATGGGTTTTATACAGGAAACTCCTTGCAGGGGCCGGACAGGCCATCCACTAGTTCGGCTTATAGGCAAAAACCTGGTAGCAGTTTTGCAAATACTTCTCATATGCATGAAATTGCTAGTAGATCTTATGGACAACACTATAGTGGAATGCCTCCTAATTCTTGTGGCTTTAATGAGAACCATCATGAGGCTTGTAGAGAAACCTATCAAAATACTCACCATACCAGCCCAGTGGCTCCAAATGGTAATTTTATTGAAAATGGCTATAATGGAGTGGTGGCTCAAGATCATAATAGTTACAACGGAAATACTCCAAGAAATTTTGTTGAAATCAGTAATAATGTAGTTCGTGAAGTTGATAGGTCTACGTCTCCGAATAATCAACTCGGGCCTAGAGAAATTTTTTCTGCATATAATGGATATGGATATAGCAATGAAGCAACACAGCAAAACATTTATGGGATTTCTGGACAGAATTCATGGGGCACGTGGAGAGAATCCAAACAATATTTACATGGCACTGGCCTAAAACATCACAATCCTATGTCAGGACCAAACAATCACATACCACTCTCTAGACAGTATGAGCAAAACTCTATTCCTCAGCAATATCCACAGGGACAATATCATCAAGGTTCTAGTGTTGAACAATATCAGCCAAACCCAGATACTAATCAGAACTACATGATCGGTAATCAGGTATTATACAACGTTAATGCTAATGAGGAAATTGGAAAGACTAGGGATCGCCAGCAGGGTGGTCCCCTTGAGAAGCTTGACGAATTTTGCAAGGAAGGTAACTTGAAGGAGGCTGTGGAAATTTTGGAAGTGTTAGAGAAACAACATATTCCTGTTGATCTATCTCGGTATTTAGATTTGATGAATGCATGTGGGGAAGCGAGGTCCCTAGAAGAAGCCAAAGCTGTTTGTAATTATGTAATAAAATCTCAAACCCATGTAAAAGTTAGCAcctataacaaaattttggagATGTACTCTAAATGTGGTTCCATGGATGATGCATATACGATATTCAATAAAATGCCTAGCCGCAACATAACATCTTGGGATACTATGATTACGTGGCTTGCGAAGAATGGCCTAGGAGAAGATGCTATTGATCTTTTTTACGAGTTCAAAAAAGCTGGGTTGAGGCCTGATGGAAAAATGTTTATTGGAGTTTTCTCTGCATGTAGTGTCTTGGGAGATGTTGATGAGGGGATGTTGCACTTCGAATCAATGACAAAGAATTATGGCATTACTCCTTCCATGCATCATTATGTTAGTATAGTAGACATGCTTGGAAGTACAGGATTTGTAGATGAAGCTTTGGAGTTCATTGAAAAGATGCCATTGGAGCCTGGGGTAGACATTTGGGAAACAATGATGAATATCGCTAGAGCTCATGGGTTGATGGAACTTGGTGATCGTTGCTTTGAGCTTGTTGAGCATCTTGATCCTTCTCGCTTAAATGAGCAGTCAAAAGCTGGCCTTCTACCTATAAAAGCTTCTGACcttgaaaaagagagagagaagaaaaaattagCTAATCGGAATCTTTTAGAAGTGAGGAGCCGAGTACATGAATATCGAGCTGGAGATACTTCTCATCCTGAGAATGACAGGATCTATACCTTGCTTAGGGGTTTGAGGGAACAAATGAAGGAGGCTGGTTACATACCAGAGACTCGTTTTGTACTCCATGATATAGATCAGGAAGCCAAAAATGATGCTCTACTTGGTCATAGTGAGAGACTTGCTGTTGCATATGGTCTAATCAGTAGCTCAGCCCGGTCACCCATAAGAGTAATTAAGAACCTTCGTGTTTGTGGTGATTGCCATAGTGCACTAAAGATAATTTCGAAAATTGTGGGTCGAGAACTCATCATCCGCGATGCTAAGAGATTTCACCATTTTAAAGATGGATTATGCTCCTGCCGTGATTATTGGTGA